Proteins co-encoded in one Actinomadura luteofluorescens genomic window:
- a CDS encoding adenosylcobinamide amidohydrolase yields MNLETVWRVEDGRRLASTVWRAGAGHRMISSAMLGGGIGPARWVLNAQVPGAYARTDPVAHLAELAAAEELEGPGVGMLTAASVARTVRRDGEGVSVSATVGLRVPTWAASPAGTPDAELAPLDGDGTRAHRPGTINIVVAVPVALSDAALVNAVVTATEAKTQALLEAGFPCTGTASDAICVAAATGGTPEVFAGPRSTWGARIARTVHAAVRAGALDYAARLESRG; encoded by the coding sequence GTGAACCTCGAGACGGTGTGGCGGGTGGAGGACGGCAGGCGGCTCGCCTCGACGGTGTGGCGGGCCGGCGCCGGCCATCGGATGATCTCCTCGGCGATGCTGGGCGGCGGGATCGGCCCGGCCCGCTGGGTGCTGAACGCCCAGGTGCCCGGCGCCTACGCGCGCACCGACCCGGTCGCGCACCTCGCCGAACTCGCGGCGGCGGAAGAGCTGGAGGGGCCCGGCGTCGGGATGCTCACGGCGGCCTCGGTGGCGCGCACGGTGCGGCGGGACGGCGAGGGCGTGAGCGTGTCGGCGACGGTCGGGTTGCGCGTCCCGACCTGGGCGGCCTCCCCCGCCGGGACGCCCGACGCCGAGCTGGCCCCGCTGGACGGGGACGGGACGCGGGCCCACAGGCCGGGGACGATCAACATCGTGGTCGCCGTCCCCGTCGCGCTGAGCGACGCGGCACTGGTGAACGCGGTCGTCACCGCCACCGAGGCCAAGACGCAGGCGCTGCTCGAAGCGGGCTTCCCGTGCACGGGCACGGCGTCCGACGCGATCTGCGTCGCGGCCGCGACCGGCGGAACGCCGGAGGTCTTCGCCGGGCCCCGCTCCACCTGGGGCGCACGGATCGCCCGCACCGTGCACGCCGCCGTCCGCGCCGGGGCCCTGGACTACGCCGCCCGGCTGGAGTCGCGCGGCTAG
- a CDS encoding chromosome segregation ATPase: MEDQKVAPFDNVAPTPAAPTQTDLPVITDPASYAEREDPAGPRGSSAALPDAPPAGAAETPATEDDRAGIARLGDPVAVWPCAGCGRPVPQPVRGARTVRYCQDGDGACERAARESRERGLESPGLTGQVAWTWEMVDRLEGLADRLAGSLISELSVAGVERRIAEARAEAAGLVALAQRERDASQRQAEVAWRETATARARAEAAEQEAASARAEAERLAAERDAARRERQEAKDDADGAGAARLAAERERDRVAAREGELLASLESARAELVTLHGRLSEAETLVEGQRVEAAAATRAAEDLRSAVRDAEAKRGQAVADRDQIQARARELEQHNWQLGRATEELRAAVRALTAERDAARAEADRARRRVDALTALSEGRADGPAGPRPVVDREPPTGLHSLPPMNGSLLDGGDPLATDPLRRNGYGHGGHNGHRLPHAG; this comes from the coding sequence ATGGAAGACCAGAAGGTCGCCCCGTTCGACAACGTCGCCCCGACCCCCGCCGCCCCGACGCAGACCGACCTTCCCGTCATCACCGACCCCGCCTCCTACGCCGAGCGAGAAGATCCGGCAGGCCCGCGCGGGTCCTCCGCCGCGCTGCCCGACGCCCCGCCGGCCGGCGCGGCGGAGACGCCGGCCACCGAAGACGACCGTGCCGGGATCGCACGCCTCGGTGACCCGGTCGCGGTCTGGCCGTGCGCCGGCTGCGGACGGCCCGTGCCGCAGCCGGTGCGCGGCGCCCGCACCGTCCGCTACTGCCAGGACGGCGACGGCGCGTGCGAGCGGGCCGCGCGCGAGAGCCGGGAGCGCGGGCTGGAGTCGCCCGGCCTCACCGGCCAGGTCGCCTGGACGTGGGAGATGGTCGACCGGCTGGAGGGCCTCGCCGACCGGCTCGCCGGGTCGCTGATCTCCGAGCTGAGCGTCGCGGGCGTCGAGCGGCGGATCGCCGAGGCCCGCGCCGAGGCCGCCGGGCTCGTCGCGCTCGCGCAGCGGGAGCGCGACGCGTCCCAGCGGCAGGCCGAGGTGGCGTGGCGCGAGACGGCCACCGCCCGCGCCCGCGCCGAGGCCGCCGAGCAGGAGGCGGCGTCCGCCCGCGCCGAGGCCGAGCGGCTCGCGGCCGAACGGGACGCCGCGCGGCGGGAGCGCCAGGAGGCCAAGGACGACGCCGACGGCGCGGGCGCCGCCCGCCTCGCCGCCGAGCGCGAACGCGACCGCGTGGCCGCCCGGGAGGGCGAACTGCTCGCCTCCCTGGAGAGCGCCCGCGCCGAACTCGTCACCCTGCACGGGCGGCTGTCGGAGGCCGAGACCCTCGTCGAGGGGCAGCGCGTCGAGGCCGCCGCCGCGACCCGCGCCGCCGAGGACCTGCGCTCCGCCGTCCGCGACGCCGAGGCCAAACGGGGGCAGGCCGTCGCCGACCGCGACCAGATCCAGGCGCGGGCCCGCGAGCTGGAGCAGCACAACTGGCAGCTCGGCCGCGCCACCGAGGAGCTGCGCGCCGCGGTGCGGGCGCTGACCGCCGAGCGGGACGCCGCCCGCGCCGAGGCCGATCGCGCGCGCCGCCGCGTCGACGCGCTCACCGCCCTGTCGGAGGGGCGCGCGGACGGCCCGGCCGGGCCGCGCCCGGTCGTCGACCGGGAACCGCCGACCGGGCTGCACTCCCTGCCGCCGATGAACGGGTCCCTGCTGGACGGCGGCGACCCGCTCGCCACCGACCCCCTGCGCCGCAACGGATACGGACACGGGGGGCACAACGGGCATCGTCTTCCTCACGCCGGCTGA
- a CDS encoding AMP-binding protein, which translates to MGVEGVGFYEIARNDPDRPAVLAPGVPMSYGELHAEANRLSNALAGLGLGPGDTLATVLGNRPEFLTVLLAALQSGLYLVPVSRHLTAPEIGYILGDSGAKAVITESALAEAVADAAGEAGVPAEGRVSVDTGDGYRSMAALCATGSAEPPARRRMGSVMLYTSGTTGRPKGVRRPLLDIAPEVLMDIMRRTLARHLGLEPGDEVHLAVGPLYHSAPCVHAMMALNFGHAVVVAPRFHPEHTLELIQRHGVTNTFMVPTMFHRMLALPDGVRARYDLSTLRQVYHSAAPVPVETKQKMMEWRGPVLYEYYGCTESGPVVVATPHEWLARPGTVGRAVDGVQIKILDPEGAELPPGETGLIYAAGQPGFEYHGDPAKTAAAMRDAYYTPGDLGRLDEDGWLYMSDRRTDLIISGGVNVYPAEIEAVLLQHPAVGDVAVIGVPDDDWGQRVVALVEPAGDAEPGERLAAELLAHCGPRLARLKHPRRLEFRESLPRTPSGKLSRRRVREAYLREHGD; encoded by the coding sequence ATGGGCGTCGAGGGTGTCGGCTTCTACGAGATCGCGCGCAACGACCCGGACCGTCCCGCCGTGCTGGCCCCCGGCGTGCCGATGTCCTACGGCGAACTGCACGCCGAGGCGAACCGGCTGTCCAACGCACTGGCCGGGCTCGGGCTGGGTCCCGGCGACACTCTTGCCACCGTCCTCGGCAACCGTCCCGAGTTCCTGACCGTCCTGCTCGCCGCGCTCCAGTCGGGCCTGTACCTGGTCCCGGTGAGCCGCCACCTGACCGCACCGGAAATCGGCTACATCCTGGGCGACAGCGGCGCGAAGGCCGTCATCACCGAGAGCGCGCTGGCCGAGGCGGTGGCCGACGCGGCCGGCGAGGCGGGCGTCCCGGCCGAGGGACGGGTGAGCGTCGACACCGGCGACGGGTACCGCTCGATGGCCGCGCTCTGCGCGACCGGCAGCGCGGAACCGCCCGCCCGGCGGCGCATGGGTTCGGTGATGCTCTACACCTCCGGGACGACGGGACGGCCGAAGGGCGTCCGGCGGCCCCTGCTCGACATCGCGCCCGAGGTGCTGATGGACATCATGCGGCGGACGCTGGCGCGGCACCTCGGGCTGGAGCCCGGCGACGAGGTGCACCTCGCCGTCGGGCCGCTCTACCACTCCGCGCCCTGCGTCCACGCGATGATGGCGCTGAACTTCGGCCACGCCGTCGTCGTCGCCCCGCGCTTCCACCCCGAGCACACCCTGGAACTGATCCAGCGGCACGGCGTCACCAACACGTTCATGGTGCCGACGATGTTCCACCGGATGCTGGCCCTGCCGGACGGCGTCCGCGCCCGGTACGACCTGTCGACGCTGCGGCAGGTGTACCACAGCGCCGCGCCCGTACCCGTGGAGACGAAGCAGAAGATGATGGAGTGGCGGGGGCCCGTCCTCTACGAGTACTACGGCTGCACCGAGAGCGGCCCGGTCGTCGTCGCGACCCCGCACGAGTGGCTCGCCCGTCCGGGGACGGTCGGGCGCGCGGTCGACGGTGTGCAGATCAAGATCCTCGATCCCGAGGGGGCCGAGCTGCCGCCGGGGGAGACCGGCCTCATCTACGCGGCGGGGCAGCCCGGCTTCGAGTACCACGGCGACCCGGCCAAGACCGCCGCCGCCATGCGGGACGCCTACTACACCCCCGGCGACCTCGGCCGCCTCGACGAGGACGGCTGGCTGTACATGAGCGACCGCCGCACCGACCTCATCATCTCCGGCGGAGTCAACGTCTACCCCGCCGAGATCGAGGCCGTCCTGCTCCAGCATCCGGCGGTCGGCGACGTCGCCGTCATCGGCGTCCCGGACGACGACTGGGGGCAGCGCGTCGTCGCGCTCGTCGAACCCGCCGGGGACGCCGAGCCGGGGGAGCGGCTCGCCGCCGAACTGCTCGCGCACTGCGGGCCCCGGCTGGCGAGGCTGAAGCACCCCCGCCGCCTGGAGTTCCGCGAATCGCTGCCGCGCACGCCGTCCGGCAAGCTCAGCCGCCGCCGCGTGCGGGAGGCCTACCTGCGCGAACACGGGGACTGA
- a CDS encoding extracellular solute-binding protein → MTSWPRFPVRPHGRSWIFFTVGAVVALLTGAAGLLYPASSYTPLSSKCEHSELFVVGGTDISLNYERRRLISQWNEEHRHATLVEVSDSTDLQHSQIKAMEESGGCAYDVLIMDNTWTAQFAESGYLRPLDDPEDPEDFFPNALRTGMWQGDLYAVPFNVDVGLLYRRTDMPTKTEQPDSWARLIDSPVIMQLADYEGLTVNALERVWNSGGADFMGEGGRGEKYLRENVYQALEEFATRVKPDLEARKYHERESIDAFASNSQKARSSTARLMRNWPYAFSTLAAEPQMQQDGGLRFEVSALPGRTVLGGQNLAVAKRSPHAADAERLVKFLTEVKNQKELFACGGLAPARYSALGLRPGQKVPENWPIAKCSELDKSMTGLDETHVLDHEQLQELGRAIVTALPGASPRPVTAHYSTFSRTFRGCVVKMINNKPVGERTFARAVRRSLDGQTASC, encoded by the coding sequence ATGACCTCCTGGCCGCGCTTCCCCGTCCGGCCGCACGGCCGGTCCTGGATCTTCTTCACCGTCGGGGCGGTGGTCGCGCTGCTCACCGGGGCCGCCGGACTCCTCTACCCGGCCTCCTCCTACACCCCGCTGTCCTCGAAGTGCGAGCACAGCGAACTGTTCGTCGTGGGCGGCACGGACATCAGCCTCAACTACGAGCGGCGCAGGCTCATCTCGCAGTGGAACGAGGAGCATCGGCACGCCACGCTCGTCGAGGTGTCGGACTCCACGGACCTGCAGCACAGCCAGATCAAGGCCATGGAGGAGTCCGGCGGCTGCGCCTACGACGTACTGATCATGGACAACACGTGGACCGCGCAGTTCGCCGAGAGCGGGTACCTGCGTCCCCTCGACGATCCCGAGGACCCGGAGGACTTCTTCCCCAACGCGCTCCGGACCGGTATGTGGCAGGGCGATCTCTACGCCGTCCCGTTCAACGTGGACGTCGGGCTGCTCTACCGCCGTACCGACATGCCGACGAAAACGGAACAGCCCGACTCATGGGCTCGTCTCATCGACTCCCCTGTCATCATGCAGCTCGCCGACTACGAAGGCCTGACCGTGAACGCACTCGAAAGGGTGTGGAACAGCGGAGGCGCCGATTTCATGGGAGAGGGCGGTCGGGGCGAGAAATACCTCCGTGAGAACGTCTACCAGGCACTGGAGGAATTCGCTACGAGGGTCAAGCCCGATCTCGAGGCACGGAAGTATCACGAGCGAGAGAGCATCGACGCGTTCGCCTCCAATTCGCAGAAGGCCCGCTCCTCAACTGCGCGCCTGATGCGCAACTGGCCCTACGCGTTCTCGACACTCGCCGCCGAGCCGCAGATGCAGCAGGACGGAGGTCTGAGGTTCGAGGTGAGCGCCCTGCCCGGCCGCACCGTTCTCGGCGGGCAGAACCTCGCCGTCGCGAAGCGCTCCCCCCACGCCGCCGATGCCGAGAGGCTGGTCAAGTTCCTCACCGAAGTGAAGAACCAGAAAGAGCTCTTCGCGTGTGGTGGGCTCGCCCCCGCCCGCTACTCGGCGCTCGGCCTGCGGCCCGGCCAGAAGGTTCCCGAGAACTGGCCGATCGCCAAATGCTCGGAACTCGACAAGAGCATGACCGGCCTGGATGAGACGCATGTCCTCGACCACGAACAACTCCAGGAGCTCGGCCGGGCGATCGTGACCGCCCTGCCCGGCGCGTCACCGCGGCCGGTGACGGCTCACTACAGCACGTTCAGCCGCACGTTCCGCGGCTGCGTCGTGAAGATGATCAACAACAAGCCCGTCGGTGAGCGGACGTTCGCCCGCGCGGTGCGCCGCTCGCTGGACGGCCAGACGGCCTCCTGCTAG
- a CDS encoding TetR/AcrR family transcriptional regulator, with the protein MTSHPAEAPPGPPNPRRAEILGAAAELFARRGYHGASIGDLGRAVGLTGPALYRHFSGKEAVLAEMLLDISERLLAEGLRRAAEPDPGRAIDALLSWHIAFALDNPALITVHERELDNVPEPQRHRIRRLQRAYVEEWVAVLRRLSPRLPDERIRAAVHACFGLLNSTPRSAAQGLDRAAMADLLHGMARTALAAADSHLPDTASPDGRAEKAPAADRG; encoded by the coding sequence ATGACGTCGCATCCGGCCGAGGCGCCGCCGGGCCCGCCCAACCCGCGCCGGGCCGAGATCCTCGGCGCCGCCGCCGAGCTGTTCGCGCGCCGCGGCTACCACGGGGCGTCCATCGGCGACCTCGGCCGGGCCGTCGGGCTCACCGGCCCCGCCCTCTACCGCCACTTCAGCGGCAAGGAGGCCGTCCTCGCCGAGATGCTCCTCGACATCAGCGAGCGGCTCCTCGCCGAAGGCCTGCGGCGCGCCGCCGAACCCGACCCGGGGCGCGCCATCGACGCGCTGCTGAGCTGGCATATCGCGTTCGCCCTCGACAACCCCGCGCTGATCACCGTGCACGAGCGGGAACTCGACAACGTCCCCGAGCCGCAGCGCCACCGCATCCGCCGCCTCCAGCGCGCCTACGTCGAGGAGTGGGTCGCCGTCCTGCGCCGCCTCAGCCCCCGGCTTCCGGACGAGCGCATCCGCGCCGCCGTCCACGCCTGCTTCGGCCTGCTCAACTCCACCCCGCGCAGCGCAGCGCAGGGCCTCGACCGCGCCGCGATGGCCGACCTCCTGCACGGCATGGCCCGCACGGCCCTCGCCGCCGCGGACTCCCACCTGCCGGACACAGCCTCTCCGGACGGCCGGGCAGAGAAGGCGCCGGCCGCCGACCGGGGCTAG
- a CDS encoding carboxyl transferase domain-containing protein, whose product MSGPEIGSHADAGGEAFKASAAHNEALVAQLRDRVDRAGRGGPERARERHVARGKLLPRDRVDTLLDPGSPFLELSPLAANGMYGDEAPGAGIITGVGRVSGRECVIVANDATVKGGTYYPVTVKKHLRAQEVALQNRLPCLYLVDSGGAFLPRQDEVFPDREHFGRIFYNQATMSGRGIPQIAAVLGSCTAGGAYVPAMSDEAVIVRGQGTIFLGGPPLVKAATGEVVTAEELGGGELHSRTSGVTDHLAEDDAHALRIVRDIVATLGPREPRPWEVAPPEEPAADPSELYGIVPPDSRTPYDVREVIARIVDGSRFQEFKKEYGATLVTGFARVHGHPVGIVANNGILFGESAQKGAHFIELCDRRSVPLVFLQNITGFMVGREYEAGGIAKHGAKMVTAVACARVPKFTVVIGGSFGAGNYAMCGRAYSPRFLWMWPNARVSVMGGEQAASVLATVRRDQMEARGEEWPAEDEEGFKAPIREQYEAQGNPYYSTARLWDDGVIDPLDTRRVLGLGLSVAANAPLEPVGYGVFRM is encoded by the coding sequence ATGAGCGGACCCGAGATCGGCTCGCACGCCGACGCCGGCGGCGAGGCGTTCAAGGCGAGCGCCGCCCACAACGAGGCGCTCGTCGCGCAGCTGCGCGACCGCGTCGACCGGGCGGGCCGCGGCGGACCCGAGCGCGCCCGCGAGCGGCACGTGGCGCGCGGCAAGCTGCTGCCCCGCGACCGGGTCGACACGCTGCTGGACCCCGGCTCGCCCTTCCTGGAGCTGTCGCCGCTGGCCGCGAACGGCATGTACGGGGACGAGGCGCCGGGCGCGGGGATCATCACCGGCGTCGGGCGGGTCTCCGGCCGCGAATGCGTCATCGTCGCCAACGACGCCACCGTCAAGGGCGGCACGTACTACCCGGTCACGGTGAAGAAGCACCTGCGGGCGCAGGAGGTGGCGCTGCAGAACCGCCTCCCGTGCCTCTACCTGGTCGACTCCGGCGGCGCGTTCCTGCCGCGCCAGGACGAGGTGTTCCCCGACCGCGAGCACTTCGGCCGCATCTTCTACAACCAGGCCACCATGTCCGGCCGCGGCATCCCGCAGATCGCGGCGGTGCTGGGCTCCTGCACGGCGGGCGGCGCCTACGTCCCGGCGATGAGCGACGAGGCCGTCATCGTCCGCGGCCAGGGAACGATCTTCCTCGGCGGGCCGCCGCTGGTGAAGGCCGCCACCGGCGAGGTCGTGACGGCGGAGGAGCTCGGCGGCGGCGAACTGCACTCGCGCACGTCCGGCGTGACCGACCACCTCGCCGAGGACGACGCGCACGCGCTGCGGATCGTCCGCGACATCGTCGCCACGCTGGGTCCGCGCGAGCCGCGCCCGTGGGAGGTCGCGCCGCCCGAGGAGCCGGCCGCCGACCCGTCCGAGCTGTACGGGATCGTCCCGCCGGACTCGCGCACCCCCTACGACGTGCGCGAGGTCATCGCCCGGATCGTCGACGGCAGCCGCTTCCAGGAGTTCAAGAAGGAGTACGGCGCGACGCTCGTCACCGGGTTCGCGCGCGTCCACGGGCACCCGGTCGGGATCGTCGCCAACAACGGCATCCTGTTCGGCGAGTCGGCGCAGAAGGGCGCGCACTTCATCGAGCTGTGCGACCGGCGCAGCGTCCCGCTGGTGTTCCTGCAGAACATCACCGGGTTCATGGTCGGGCGCGAGTACGAGGCGGGCGGCATCGCCAAGCACGGCGCGAAGATGGTGACCGCCGTCGCGTGCGCCCGCGTCCCGAAGTTCACCGTCGTCATCGGCGGCTCGTTCGGCGCCGGCAACTACGCGATGTGCGGCCGGGCGTACTCGCCGCGCTTCCTGTGGATGTGGCCGAACGCCCGCGTCTCGGTCATGGGCGGCGAGCAGGCGGCGAGCGTCCTCGCCACCGTCCGCCGCGACCAGATGGAGGCGCGCGGCGAGGAGTGGCCCGCCGAGGACGAGGAAGGGTTCAAGGCGCCGATCCGCGAGCAGTACGAGGCACAGGGCAACCCGTACTACTCCACGGCGCGGCTGTGGGACGACGGGGTGATCGACCCGCTCGACACCCGGCGCGTGCTCGGGCTCGGGCTGTCGGTCGCGGCCAACGCACCGCTGGAGCCGGTCGGCTACGGCGTCTTCCGGATGTGA
- a CDS encoding ATP-binding protein: MFDSVLVANRGEIAVRVFRTLRRLGIRSVAVHTGADALARHVREADEALLIPSYLDIEAVIAAARDAGASAVHPGYGFLAENTAFAKACGEAGLVFIGPPPGAIDAMGDKIRAKRTVAAAGVPVVPGRDEPGLSDAELEAAALEVGLPVLLKPSAGGGGKGMRLVRDAADLPEAIASARREARGSFGDDTLLAERFVENPRHIEIQVFADARGGAVHLGERECSLQRRHQKIVEEAPSPLLDAAARERMGSAAVAAAQAVGYVGAGTVEYIVSADRPDEFFFMEMNTRLQVEHPVTELVTGLDLVELQLRVAAGEPLPFTQDDVRLDGHSIEARVYAEDPARGFLPTGGRVLALAEPEAARVDSGLDVGTEVGGSYDPMLAKVIVHGADRAEALHRLDRALASYTLLGVPTNVAFLRALLRHPSVVSGDLDTGLVERALDDLVAGTAVPPEVLAAAALERMLDLESGDDPWDVPDGWRPGAHAWAPWIITPSGGDPVEVRVQGRAASARVAVGGEPPVAASLTRPFTLTYGGRTTSFASARDGRTLWLGRDGHAWALGEHVRAEGGADAGAAGDGVLRSPMPGTVLAVKAAEGDRVEAGQPLVVVEAMKMEHTVTAPLAGVVAKLPVRAGAQVALDAVLAVIEEA, from the coding sequence ATGTTCGACAGCGTCCTGGTCGCCAACCGCGGGGAGATCGCCGTCCGCGTGTTCCGCACGCTGCGGCGGCTCGGTATCCGGTCCGTGGCCGTCCACACCGGGGCCGACGCCCTGGCGCGCCACGTACGGGAGGCGGACGAGGCACTGCTCATCCCCTCGTACCTGGACATCGAGGCCGTCATCGCGGCCGCCCGCGACGCCGGCGCGTCGGCGGTGCACCCCGGGTACGGGTTCCTCGCCGAGAACACGGCGTTCGCGAAGGCGTGCGGCGAGGCGGGGCTGGTGTTCATCGGACCGCCGCCCGGCGCGATCGACGCGATGGGCGACAAGATCCGCGCCAAGCGGACCGTCGCGGCGGCCGGCGTCCCCGTGGTCCCCGGGCGGGACGAGCCCGGCCTGTCCGACGCCGAACTGGAGGCCGCGGCGCTGGAGGTCGGGCTGCCGGTGCTGCTCAAGCCGTCCGCGGGCGGCGGCGGGAAGGGCATGCGGCTCGTCCGGGACGCCGCGGACCTGCCGGAGGCGATCGCGTCCGCCCGGCGGGAGGCGCGCGGCTCGTTCGGCGACGACACGCTGCTCGCCGAGCGGTTCGTCGAGAACCCGCGGCACATCGAGATCCAGGTCTTCGCCGACGCCCGCGGCGGCGCCGTCCACCTCGGCGAGCGCGAGTGCAGCCTCCAGCGCCGGCACCAGAAGATCGTCGAGGAGGCGCCGTCCCCGCTGCTGGACGCCGCCGCGCGCGAGCGGATGGGCTCCGCCGCCGTCGCCGCCGCGCAGGCCGTCGGGTACGTGGGCGCCGGGACGGTCGAGTACATCGTCTCGGCCGACCGCCCCGACGAGTTCTTCTTCATGGAGATGAACACCCGGCTCCAGGTCGAGCACCCCGTCACCGAGCTCGTCACGGGGCTCGACCTGGTCGAGCTCCAGCTCCGGGTGGCCGCGGGAGAGCCGCTGCCGTTCACGCAGGACGACGTGCGCCTCGACGGGCACTCGATCGAGGCCCGCGTCTACGCCGAGGACCCGGCGCGCGGCTTCCTGCCCACGGGCGGGCGGGTGCTCGCCCTCGCCGAGCCCGAGGCCGCGCGGGTCGACTCCGGGCTGGACGTCGGGACGGAGGTCGGCGGCTCCTACGACCCCATGCTCGCCAAGGTCATCGTCCACGGCGCCGACCGCGCCGAGGCGCTGCACAGGCTCGACCGCGCGCTCGCGTCCTACACGCTGCTCGGCGTCCCTACGAACGTCGCGTTCCTGCGCGCGCTGCTGCGGCACCCCTCGGTCGTCTCCGGCGACCTCGACACCGGCCTGGTCGAGCGCGCCCTGGACGACCTGGTCGCGGGAACGGCCGTCCCGCCCGAGGTCCTCGCCGCCGCCGCGCTGGAGCGGATGCTCGACCTGGAGTCAGGCGACGACCCGTGGGACGTCCCGGACGGGTGGCGGCCCGGCGCTCACGCCTGGGCGCCGTGGATCATCACCCCGTCCGGCGGCGACCCGGTGGAGGTCCGCGTGCAGGGCAGGGCGGCGTCCGCGCGCGTCGCCGTCGGCGGCGAGCCGCCGGTCGCCGCGTCCCTCACCAGGCCGTTCACGCTGACCTACGGTGGGAGGACGACCTCGTTCGCGAGCGCCCGGGACGGGCGCACCCTGTGGCTCGGCCGCGACGGGCACGCGTGGGCGCTGGGCGAGCACGTCCGCGCCGAGGGCGGGGCCGACGCCGGCGCCGCGGGCGACGGGGTGCTGCGCAGTCCGATGCCCGGGACGGTCCTGGCGGTCAAGGCGGCCGAGGGCGACCGCGTCGAGGCCGGGCAGCCGCTCGTGGTCGTCGAGGCGATGAAGATGGAGCACACGGTCACCGCGCCGCTCGCCGGCGTCGTGGCGAAGCTGCCGGTCCGCGCGGGCGCGCAGGTCGCCCTCGACGCGGTGCTGGCCGTGATCGAGGAGGCGTGA
- a CDS encoding hydroxymethylglutaryl-CoA lyase has product MAVVPLSGLPERVTIYEVGPRDGLQNEKAVVPAEVKAEFVTRLADAGLRTIETTSFVHPKWVPQLADAEQLLDILPRSPHLRYPVLVPNERGLDRALANGVTEIAIFGSATETFARRNLNRTVDESLAMFAPVVERARAEGLWVRAYVSMVCGDPWEGDVPVEQVVSVASRMMDMGCSQLSLGDTIGVGTPGLVTALIEALGEAGIGTDRLAVHFHDTYGQALANTLAALRAGVTVVDASAGGLGGCPYAESATGNLPTEDLVWMLDGLGVETGVDLAGLVATSRWMAGRLGRPSPSRVVQALSPESE; this is encoded by the coding sequence GTGGCGGTGGTTCCCCTCTCCGGCCTGCCCGAGCGGGTCACGATCTACGAGGTCGGGCCGCGGGACGGGCTGCAGAACGAGAAGGCGGTCGTCCCCGCCGAGGTCAAGGCGGAGTTCGTGACCCGGCTGGCGGACGCGGGGCTGCGCACGATCGAGACGACCAGCTTCGTCCACCCGAAATGGGTGCCGCAGCTGGCCGACGCCGAGCAGCTGCTCGACATCCTGCCGCGCTCCCCTCACCTGCGGTATCCCGTCCTGGTGCCGAACGAGCGGGGCCTGGACCGGGCCCTCGCCAACGGCGTCACCGAGATCGCGATCTTCGGCAGCGCCACCGAGACGTTCGCCCGCCGCAACCTCAACCGCACCGTGGACGAGTCCCTCGCGATGTTCGCCCCGGTCGTGGAGCGGGCGCGCGCCGAGGGCCTCTGGGTGCGCGCCTACGTGTCGATGGTGTGCGGCGACCCGTGGGAGGGCGACGTCCCCGTCGAGCAGGTCGTGTCCGTCGCGTCCCGGATGATGGACATGGGCTGCTCCCAGCTCAGCCTCGGCGACACCATCGGCGTCGGCACGCCCGGCCTGGTCACCGCGCTCATCGAGGCGCTGGGCGAGGCCGGCATCGGCACCGACCGGCTCGCCGTCCACTTCCACGACACCTACGGGCAGGCGCTGGCCAACACCCTCGCCGCGCTCCGCGCGGGCGTCACCGTCGTGGACGCCTCGGCGGGCGGTCTCGGCGGCTGCCCGTACGCCGAGAGCGCCACCGGCAACCTGCCCACCGAGGACCTCGTCTGGATGCTGGACGGCCTCGGCGTCGAGACGGGCGTCGACCTCGCCGGGCTGGTGGCCACGAGCCGCTGGATGGCGGGCCGCCTGGGCCGTCCCAGTCCGTCCCGCGTAGTGCAAGCCCTGTCACCTGAATCGGAGTAG